The Pelistega ratti genome window below encodes:
- the rpsC gene encoding 30S ribosomal protein S3 translates to MGQKVHPTGFRLAVNRNWNSRWFAEDKDFGTMLAEDIRVREYLKRKLKAASVGRVLIERPAKNARITVFSARPGVIIGKGGDDIDSLKSDLQRLMGVPVHVNIEEIRKPELDAQLIADSIAQQLEKRIMFRRAMKRAMQNAMRLGAQGIKVAASGRLNGIEIARTEWYREGRVPLHTLRAIIDYATSEAQTTYGIIGIKVWVYKGDLLPNGEAPAEAPREEERRSRRPRGERTEQRRPRRARKAAPAAEATPAAEGE, encoded by the coding sequence ATGGGTCAAAAAGTTCACCCTACAGGGTTCCGTCTCGCTGTAAACCGTAACTGGAATTCTCGCTGGTTTGCTGAAGATAAAGACTTCGGCACAATGTTAGCAGAAGACATTCGTGTACGCGAGTACTTGAAGCGCAAACTTAAAGCCGCTTCAGTGGGTCGTGTATTAATCGAGCGTCCAGCTAAAAATGCACGTATTACTGTGTTCTCAGCTCGTCCAGGCGTTATCATTGGTAAAGGCGGTGACGATATTGATTCACTAAAATCAGACTTGCAACGCCTAATGGGTGTGCCAGTTCATGTGAATATCGAAGAAATCCGTAAACCAGAGTTAGATGCGCAATTAATCGCTGACTCTATCGCTCAACAGCTTGAAAAACGTATTATGTTCCGTCGTGCGATGAAGCGTGCGATGCAAAATGCAATGCGTTTAGGTGCACAAGGTATCAAAGTGGCTGCATCTGGTCGTTTGAACGGTATTGAGATTGCTCGTACTGAATGGTATCGTGAAGGTCGTGTACCTCTACATACATTACGTGCGATTATCGATTATGCTACTTCTGAAGCGCAAACTACTTACGGTATCATTGGTATCAAAGTATGGGTTTACAAAGGTGATTTATTACCAAACGGTGAAGCACCTGCTGAAGCTCCTCGTGAAGAAGAACGCCGTTCTCGTCGTCCTCGTGGCGAACGTACAGAACAACGCCGTCCTCGTCGTGCTCGTAAAGCAGCTCCAGCTGCTGAGGCAACACCTGCGGCAGAAGGAGAATAA
- the rplV gene encoding 50S ribosomal protein L22 → METTAIIRGVHISAQKTRLVADLIRGKSVAQALNILTFTQKKAAGIIKKALESAIANAEHNDGADIDELRVTTIYVDKAQSMKRFSARAKGRGNRIEKQTCHIVVKVGA, encoded by the coding sequence ATGGAAACAACAGCTATTATCCGTGGTGTTCATATTTCAGCGCAAAAAACTCGCCTTGTTGCGGATTTAATCCGTGGTAAGTCAGTTGCTCAAGCGTTAAATATCTTAACATTCACACAGAAAAAAGCCGCTGGTATCATCAAAAAAGCGCTTGAGTCTGCTATTGCAAACGCTGAGCATAATGATGGTGCTGACATTGATGAATTAAGAGTAACAACAATTTATGTTGATAAAGCTCAATCAATGAAGCGATTCTCTGCACGTGCCAAAGGCCGTGGTAACCGTATTGAGAAGCAAACTTGCCACATTGTGGTTAAAGTTGGTGCTTAA
- the rpsS gene encoding 30S ribosomal protein S19 yields the protein MSRSIKKGPFVDAHLIKKVEAAIEGKDKKPIKTWSRRSTILPDFIGLTIAVHNGRQHVPVYVNENMVGHKLGEFAHTRTFKGHAADKKSKR from the coding sequence ATGTCACGTTCAATTAAAAAAGGTCCTTTCGTAGATGCTCACCTTATCAAAAAGGTAGAGGCTGCTATCGAAGGTAAAGATAAAAAGCCGATCAAAACTTGGTCGCGTCGTTCAACCATCCTTCCTGATTTTATCGGATTGACAATCGCTGTACATAACGGCCGTCAACACGTTCCGGTTTATGTTAACGAAAACATGGTTGGTCATAAACTAGGCGAATTCGCACATACCCGTACTTTTAAAGGTCATGCTGCGGACAAAAAGTCTAAGAGGTAA